Proteins encoded in a region of the Perca fluviatilis chromosome 6, GENO_Pfluv_1.0, whole genome shotgun sequence genome:
- the cfap77 gene encoding cilia- and flagella-associated protein 77, translating to MSSPRVGVVRDSMLTRPLLIKASLGQTRSRGLSVPGPEFTFGTSNLIRDGGVSEVLSSWRVQSRRGHSAPHQPLITDFVSLNRDAVKSGLVTAKELSQYRAQRGEARSKIPAPKQKEGRASRHPTVPDITFGVTTRVSSPLSDLLSHEYARRWMDEQLSRNQTSDHKQLQRIKPGCIPDTRTSLLRRSKALPVTQTPFKLPRFIQAAPALDTFRDQDARLRAVRAHQSDSVSRRGVQGLGMYSLD from the exons ATGTCTTCACCCAGGGTGGGTGTGGTCAGAGACTCCATGTTGACCAGACCACTGCTCATCAAG GCATCTTTGGGTCAGACCAGGTCCAGAGGTCTGTCAGTTCCTGGTCCAGAGTTCACTTTTGGAACCAGCAACTTGATCAGAGATGGAGGCGTGTCCGAGG TTCTGTCCAGTTGGAGGGTTCAGTCCAGACGTGGACACTCTGCTCCTCATCAACCGCTCATTACCGACTTTGTGTCTCTGAACCGGGACGCAGTGAAGTCAGGTCTGGTGACAGCCAAAGAGCTGAGTCAGTACCGGGCTCAGAGGGGCGAGGCCAGGAGCAAGATTCCCGCCCCCAAACAGAAGGAGGGCAGGGCTTCACGGCACCCGACGGTGCCTGACATCACGTTTGGAGTCACAACCAG GGTGTCGTCTCCTTTGTCAGACCTCCTCTCTCATGAGTATGCTCGCCGCTGGATGGACGAACAGCTGAGCAGGAATCAAACCAGCGACCACAAACAGCTGCAGAGG ATAAAACCAGGATGTATTCCCGACACAAGGACCAGCCTGCTGAGGAGGAGCAAAGCTCTGCCCGTCACACAGACGCCATTCAAGCTGCCCCGCTTTATACAG GCTGCTCCGGCTCTGGACACCTTCAGGGACCAGGACGCTCGTCTCCGGGCGGTCAGGGCTCATCAGTCAGACTCTGTGTCCAGGAGAGGAGTTCAGGGTCTGGGGATGTACAGTCTGGACTGA
- the barhl1a gene encoding barH-like homeobox 1a — protein MEDSASGCSRFRIDSLLSLRPAGALLSRADPPELSPGSSSGCSAPPSPRRKPVPRLESVLLPGHLQQFQPRTVSSSFLIRDILGDCRPYSDPDLVDSDPGQVYPDPGQPELEAEPFQSGPEEDYQDKSHSSFSSDSESRVQSGASDPVMDRLKKPRKARTAFSDQQLSRLERSFQKQKYLSVQDRMELAAALHLSDTQVKTWYQNRRTKWKRQSAVGLELLAEAGRMFLPTQYLYPPAPPTLDLYLYRSHAPHHRHHHHPAPPLLPRVLTHTEPHPR, from the exons ATGGAGGATTCTGCCTCCGGCTGCTCCAGGTTCCGCATCGACTCTCTGCTCTCCCTCAGGCCGGCGGGCGCGCTCCTCTCCCGGGCAGACCCTCCGGAGCTCAGCCCGGGCAGCAGCAGCGGCTGCTCGGCGCCTCCTTCCCCGCGAAGAAAGCCGGTTCCACGGCTGGAGTCTGTGTTGCTGCCCGGTCACCTGCAGCAGTTCCAGCCGCGCACCGTCAGCTCCTCTTTCCTTATCCGGGACATCTTAGGGGACTGCCGGCCCTACTCTGATCCGGATCTGGTCGACTCTGACCCGGGACAGGTCTACCCTGACCCGGGACAGCCGGAGCTAGAAGCCGAGCCATTCCAGTCCGGTCCGGAAGAAGACTATCAGGACAAAAGTCACAGCAGCTTCTCTTCCGACAGTGAATCCAGAG TGCAGAGCGGGGCCTCGGACCCTGTGATGGATCGTCTGAAGAAACCTCGTAAAGCTCGGACGGCGTTCAGCGACCAGCAGCTGTCGAGGCTCGAGAGGAGCTTCCAGAAACAGAAGTACCTGAGTGTCCAGGACCGCATGGAGCTGGCTGCTGCACTGCATCTCAGCGACACCCAGGTCAAGACCTGGTACCAGAACAGGAG AACCAAGTGGAAGCGTCAGTCAGCTGTTGGTTTGGAGCTGCTGGCTGAAGCCGGCAGGATGTTCCTGCCCACGCAGTACCTGTACCCTCCTGCCCCGCCCACACTGGACCTATACCTGTACCGAAGCCACGCCCCCCACcaccgccaccaccaccacccagcCCCGCCCCTGCTGCCTCGCGTGCTGACCCACACGGAACCACACCCGCGCTGA
- the qsox2 gene encoding sulfhydryl oxidase 2, with the protein MIRFWFKAAVVLWLVPGSLGTAARLYTEEDPLVILSSSSLKPSVINSSSAWLVQFFSSWCGHCIQYSSTWKALAQDVKDWQQAVSVAVLDCAQEENFDICKEFSIKFYPTFRYFRAHSPETDRGTPYRGADREIQSVRQLMVNILQNHTKLDRPDHCPPLEPYSSVELLPLLGQRSDHYTAIIIEEPDSYVGREVILDLLQYSGVEVKRALSSDLPLLDALKITTFPSIYLLHPNTTHTHLHVQKRLRFFFSSLLRTLPGVQRRLKFGSSSSTSEDQMGALSDKQSTEPWRDFDRSKVYAADLESALHYLLRVELATHNTLEGEELKIFKDFVTLVAKLYPGGGSVVKLMETLSDWLLSLPLLRIPYQAVLDLVDNKMRISGVFLGAELRWVGCQGSRAGLRGYPCSLWTLFHVLTVQHDATPTALENTGLEGEAAPVLQVMRRYIRTFFGCEECGRHFEQAAAVSMEKVQNREDQVLWLWNQHNMVNYRLAGSLSDDPLFPKAPWPSPSLCSSCHEEKNGVHVWNHDNVLFFLRQHYGASNMSPKYSLTPPRLPAPPPGTDLVRTSRPQEEHHGGGGAAGGGGGGGGGGGGGGGGGERKGPEEKSEEQPEPRPGHQALREEVLEGGGGGGVWILGLGFNSVDMSLCVVLYVCSCLFLMLLFFFFKVRSRRWKLRHSRLHV; encoded by the exons ATGATCCGGTTCTGGTTCAAAGCGGCGGTCGTACTCTGGCTCGTCCCTGGGTCCCTGGGAACCGCAGCCCGGCTGTACACGGAGGAGGACCCGCTGGTGATCCTCAGTAGCAGCAGCCTGAAGCCCAGCGTCATTAACTCGTCCTCGGCCTGGCTCGTCCAGTTTTTCTCCTCTTGGTGTGGACACTGCATCCAGTACTCCAGCACATGGAAGGCTCTGGCCCAGGATGTCAAAG ACTGGCAGCAGGCGGTCAGTGTGGCGGTGTTGGACTGCGCTCAGGAGGAAAACTTTGACATCTGTAAAGAGTTCAGCATCAAGTTCTACCCGACATTCAGA TATTTCCGGGCTCACAGTCCAGAGACAGATAGAGGGACACCATACAGAG GTGCAGACAGAGAGATCCAGTCAGTAAGACAGTTGATGGTGAATATCCTGCAGAATCACACCAAGCTGGACCGGCCTGATCACTGTCCTCCACTGGAACCATACAG ttcTGTGGAGCTGCTCCCTCTGTTGGGTCAGAGGTCAGATCACTACACCGCCATCATCATAGAGGAACCAGACTCCTACGTAGGACGAGAG gtgATCTTGGACCTGCTGCAGTACTCAGGTGTAGAGGTGAAGAGAGCTCTGAGCTCTGatctccccctgctggatgcTCTGAAGATCACAACCTTCCCCTCTATTTACCTGCTGCACccgaacacaacacacacacacctgcatgt tcAGAAGCGGTTgcgtttcttcttctcttccttgTTGAGGACGTTACCAGGAGTTCAGCGCAGGTTGAAatttggcagcagcagcagtaccaGTGAAGACCAGATGGGGGCGCTGTCAGACAAACAGAGCACCGAGCCCTGGAGGGACTTCGACAG gtcaAAGGTGTACGCAGCTGATCTGGAGTCAGCCCTCCACTACCTGCTGAGAGTCGAGCTGGCTACTCATAATaccctggagggagaggagCTGAAGATCTTTAAGGACTTTGTCACTTTGGTCGCAAAG TTGTATCCAGGTGGGGGTTCTGTGGTGAAGCTCATGGAGactctctctgattggctgctcaGTCTGCCGCTACTGCGAATCCCCTACCAGGCTGTCCTGGACCTTGTGGACAACAAGATGAgg ATTTCAGGTGTGTTCCTGGGGGCGGAGCTTCGCTGGGTTGGTTGCCAGGGCAGCAGGGCGGGGCTTCGAGGTTACCCATGTTCCCTCTGGACTCTGTTTCACGTCCTGACCGTCCAGCATGATGCCACGCCCACTGCACTGGAGAACacag GTCTGGAGGGCGAGGcggctccggtgctgcaggtgATGCGTCGGTACATCCGGACGTTCTTCGGCTGCGAGGAGTGCGGTCGACACTTTGAACAGGCAGCTGCTGTCAGTATGGAGAAAGTCCAGAACAGAGAGGACCAGGTCCTCTGGCTGTGGAACCAACACAACATGGTCAACTACAGACTAGCTG GCTCTCTGAGTGACGACCCCCTCTTCCCTAAAGCTCCGTGGCCGAGCccctccctctgctcctcctGCCACGAGGAGAAAAATGGCGTCCACGTCTGGAACCACGACAAcgtcctcttcttcctcagacAACACTATGGAGCTTCCAACATGTCCCCCAAATACTCGCTGACTCCCCCACGACTCCCTGCACCTCCTCCTGGTACCGATCTTGTCCGGACCAGCCGGCCTCAGGAGGAGCaccatggaggaggagg agcagcaggaggaggaggaggaggaggaggaggaggaggaggaggaggaggaggaggagagagaaaggggccGGAGGAGAAATCTGAGGAGCAGCCGGAGCCTCGACCTGGACACCAGGCTCTGAGGGAGGAGGTtctggaaggaggaggaggaggaggtgtttGGATTCTTGGTCTGGGTTTTAACAGCGTGGACATGAGTCTTTGTGTGGTGCTGTACGTCTGCTCCTGCCTCTTCCTCATgctccttttcttcttcttcaaagTCCGATCCAGGAGGTGGAAACTCCGACACTCCCGCCTCCACGTCTGA